Proteins encoded in a region of the Solanum dulcamara chromosome 9, daSolDulc1.2, whole genome shotgun sequence genome:
- the LOC129902503 gene encoding leucine-rich repeat receptor-like tyrosine-protein kinase PXC3, with translation MNLRYAPHIIIIFFSFSLQMVFSQLPPNQTSAMRSVYDLLQNDTGSSFVWNETDKTSTPCSWKGVSCNSNNSSLTKITFSLFSISSSEFLPFICQIDTLESLDVSQNFLSSIPNGFITGCGGISGLKLLNFSGNKLEGSLPTFTGFGKLESLDFSFNDLNGKVDLQLDGLNSLKSLNLSYNRFNGSVPTSLGKFNYLEELQLSANFFQGEFPTQIVNFGNLTLIDLSLNNLSGVIPDRLGELPKLKVLILSANRLSGTIPQSLRSIKTLTRFAANQNYFVGNIPLEITTYLRNLDLSFNYLNGTIPQDLLSPLNLQFVDLTSNKLEGPVPSNMSVNLIRLRLGQNALNGSFPSASFERLQSLTYLELDNNQLTGPIPSELGMCRKLALLNLAQNKLSGVIPVELGDMYNLQVLSLQSNNLVGEIPSNISQLNRLQKLNVSWNSLTGSIPSSLSSLRNLTNLNLQGNKLSGRIPVDISNLNVLLELQLGLNQLGGPIPEMPLSLQIVLNLSHNLFQGPIPSSLSRLTSLEVLDLSYNRFSGQIPDFLAGMGGLTRLVLSNNQLSGVVPKFRNFVSVETAGNGNLIYPSPVSPPQAAVKKRKSIVVAVVVPIASVATIALFAVIAISISRRYYRINDEHFHSGVEISQSPVVQGKVLTANSIHKSNIDFSKAMVAVSEPSNVVFKTRFSTYYKAAMPSGTTYFVKKLNWSDKIFQLGSHELFGEELKNIGKLNNSNVMIPLGYLLAADSAYLFYEFAPIGALYDVLRGSLGYSLDWASRYSIAIGVAQGLAFLHGCDTGPILLLDLSSKSILLKSQNEAQIGDIELYKVMDPSKSTGSFSAVAGSVGYIPPEYAYTMRVTMAGNVYSFGVVLLELLTGRPAVSQGTELAKSVLSNSEKHSKWDHILDSSISKTSLNVRSQMLAVLKLALACVSVSPEGRPKMKSVLRMLLHAR, from the exons atgaacttaAGGTATGCTCCccatataattattatattcttttctttttctcttcaaaTGGTGTTTTCCCAATTGCCCCCAAATCAAACTAGTGCCATGAGAAGTGTCTATGATCTGCTTCAGAATGATACTGGTTCTTCTTTTGTATGGAATGAGACTGATAAAACTTCAACCCCATGTTCTTGGAAAGGGGTTTCTTGCAATTCTAATAATTCTTCCCTTACCAAAATCACCTTTTCATTGTTCTCTATTTCTAGCTCTGAATTCTTACCTTTTATTTGTCAAATTGATACTTTGGAGTCTCTTGATGTTTCCCAGAACTTTTTGAGCTCTATCCCAAATGGGTTCATCACTGGTTGTGGAGGAATTAGTGGCTTGAAATTGTTGAACTTTAGTGGGAATAAATTGGAGGGTTCTTTGCCTACTTTCACTGGTTTTGGAAAGTTGGAGTCTTTGGACTTTTCTTTTAATGACTTGAATGGGAAAGTTGACTTGCAGTTGGATGGATTGAATTCACTCAAGAGTTTGAACCTTAGCTATAACAGATTTAATGGTTCAGTTCCTACCAGTCTTGGAAAGTTTAATTATCTGGAGGAGCTTCAACTTTCTGCAAATTTTTTTCAAGGTGAATTCCCCACCCAAATTGTGAACTTTGGCAACTTAACTTTGATTGACCTTTCTCTAAACAATCTATCTGGTGTAATTCCTGATAGATTAGGAGAACTTCCCAAATTGAAAGTCTTGATCTTGTCAGCCAATAGATTGAGTGGCACAATCCCACAATCCCTTAGGAGTATCAAAACACTGACACGTTTTGCTGCGAATCAGAATTATTTTGTTGGAAATATACCCCTTGAGATAACCACATACCTGAGGAATTTGGACCTAAGTTTTAACTACTTAAATGGTACCATCCCTCAAGACCTCTTATCCCCACTGAACTTGCAGTTTGTTGATCTAACTTCCAATAAGTTAGAGGGACCTGTTCCTTCAAACATGTCGGTAAATTTGATCAGGTTGAGATTGGGGCAAAATGCTTTGAATGGGTCATTTCCATCTGCTTCCTTTGAAAGGCTTCAAAGTTTGACCTACTTGGAACTGGACAACAACCAGTTAACTGGACCAATTCCTTCTGAATTGGGGATGTGCCGAAAATTGGCCCTTTTGAACTTAGCCCAGAATAAGCTGAGTGGTGTTATTCCTGTTGAGCTGGGTGATATGTATAATCTTCAGGTACTGAGTCTTCAGTCCAATAACCTAGTTGGAGAAATTCCAAGTAACATTTCACAGTTGAACAGATTGCAGAAGCTCAATGTCAGCTGGAATTCGTTGACTGGTTCCATTCCAAGTTCATTATCAAGTTTGAGAAATCTCACAAACTTGAATTTGCAGGGAAATAAACTAAGTGGTCGAATTCCGGTTGACATTAGTAACTTAAATGTGCTGTTGGAACTCCAACTTGGTTTGAACCAACTCGGTGGGCCTATTCCAGAGATGCCGTTGAGTTTACAGATTGTTTTGAATCTGAGTCACAATCTTTTTCAAGGACCTATACCAAGTAGTCTTTCTAGATTGACTTCACTGGAAGTTTTGGATCTCTCTTACAACAGGTTCTCGGGTCAGATTCCAGACTTCCTGGCCGGAATGGGAGGCTTGACTAGGTTGGTGCTTTCAAACAATCAACTTTCTGGGGTTGTTCCTAAGTTTAGAAACTTTGTCAGTGTTGAGACAGCTGGAAATGGGAATCTGATCTATCCTTCCCCAGTTTCTCCACCACAAGCTGCTGTAAAGAAGAGAAAATCAATAGTTGTTGCAGTTGTTGTCCCAATTGCAAGCGTAGCGACAATTGCCCTTTTCGCGGTGATTGCTATTTCAATCTCTAGAAGATATTACAGGATCAATGATGAACATTTTCACTCAGGAGTAGAAATTTCTCAATCCCCTGTCGTTCAGGGAAAGGTTTTGACTGCAAACAGCATTCACAAGTCAAATATAGACTTTTCAAAGGCCATGGTAGCAGTGTCTGAGCCCTCAAATGTTGTGTTCAAGACAAGATTTTCAACCTACTATAAAGCTGCTATGCCGTCGGGTACAACCTATTTTGTCAAGAAGCTTAATTGGAGTGACAAAATATTTCAGTTGGGAAGCCATGAACTATTTGGGGAAGAGCTAAAAAATATCGGAAAGCTGAATAATTCAAATGTCATGATTCCACTAGGCTATCTTTTGGCTGCTGATAGTGCTTATCTCTTCTATGAATTTGCCCCCATTGGCGCATTGTATGATGTTCTTCGTGGTAGCTTGGGTTACTCGTTAGATTGGGCAAGTCGTTACAGCATAGCTATTGGAGTAGCTCAGGGTTTAGCTTTTCTTCATGGATGTGACACGGGTCCAATCCTCCTCCTCGACCTTTCCAGCAAGAGCATTCTCTTGAAGTCCCAGAATGAGGCTCAGATAGGAGACATTGAACTCTACAAGGTGATGGATCCTTCTAAGAGCACAGGCAGCTTTTCTGCTGTTGCTGGTTCTGTCGGTTATATTCCTCCAG AATATGCATACACAATGAGAGTCACAATGGCTGGAAATGTATATAGCTTTGGGGTTGTCCTGCTGGAATTGTTGACAGGAAGGCCTGCAGTTAGTCAGGGAACCGAGTTAGCCAAGTCAGTGCTGAGCAACTCTGAGAAGCACAGCAAGTGGGATCACATTCTGGATTCTAGCATTTCTAAGACATCGCTCAACGTTAGGAGCCAGATGTTAGCAGTCCTCAAATTGGCTCTGGCTTGTGTCAGTGTATCACCAGAAGGCCGGCCAAAAATGAAGAGTGTGCTTCGAATGCTTCTCCATGCAAGGTAA
- the LOC129902512 gene encoding dihydrolipoyllysine-residue acetyltransferase component 5 of pyruvate dehydrogenase complex, chloroplastic has protein sequence MSHLLQSTFIPTTPTTLRRSSVFLTTHLRKTHVVESKIREIFMPALSSTMTEGKIISWVKTEGDKLAKGESVVVVESDKADMDVESFYDGYLATIIVPEGSSAPVGSPIALLAESEDEISLAKSQSPTPTSSSSQETPAATVTEEVSPAAISSSSSDAGPVIMASSIHPASEGGKRVVASPYAKKLAKELGLDLRGMVGSGPNGRIVAKDVEAAAGSAPIGVAAEVFAAAKPSGGGGAPAAPAVELGTTVPFTTMQNAVSRNMLESLAVPTFRVGYTITTNALDALYKKIKSKGVTMTALLAKATALALAKHPVVNSSCRDGKSFTYNSSINIAVAVAIDGGLITPVLQDADKVDLYSLSRKWKELVDKARAKQLQPHEYTTGTFTLSNLGMFGVDRFDAILPPGTGAIMAVGASQPTLVGTKDGRIGMKNQMQVNVTADHRVIYGADLASFLQTLAQIIEDPKDLTL, from the exons ATGTCTCATCTCCTTCAATCCACCTTCATCCCCACCACACCCACCACCCTCCGCCGTTCTTCCGTCTTTCTAACAACCCATTTGCGTAAAACCCATGTCGTTGAATCCAAGATCCGTGAGATTTTCATGCCAGCACTTAGTTCTACTATGACTGAAGGCAAGATTATCAGTTGGGTTAAAACCGAAGGTGATAAACTTGCTAAAGGTGAAtcagttgttgttgttgaatcaGATAAAGCTGATATGGATGTTGAATCTTTCTATGATGGGTATCTCGCTACCATCATTGTACCTGAAGGTAGTTCTGCACCTGTTGGTTCTCCAATTGCTCTTCTTGCTGAATCTGAAGATGAAATTTCTCTTGCGAAATCTCAATCTCCGACACCCACTTCTAGTTCCAGTCAAGAAACTCCCGCTGCTACTGTAACCGAAGAGGTTTCtccggctgcaatttcatcatCATCTTCTGATGCTGGGCCGGTGATAATGGCGTCATCGATACACCCGGCATCAGAAGGAGGGAAGAGAGTGGTGGCCTCACCATATGCTAAGAAATTGGCTAAGGAATTGGGATTGGATTTGAGGGGAATGGTTGGGAGTGGGCCTAATGGGAGGATTGTGGCAAAGGATGTTGAAGCAGCAGCTGGTTCTGCTCCTATTGGTGTTGCTGCTGAGGTGTTTGCAGCGGCGAAGCcaagtggtggtggtggtgcaCCAGCGGCTCCAGCAGTAGAATTGGGGACGACTGTGCCATTCACGACAATGCAGAATGCAGTGAGTCGAAATATGCTGGAGAGTTTGGCAGTTCCAACTTTTAGAGTGGGGTATACTATTACTACTAATGCCCTTGATGCTCTCTACAAGAAG ATCAAGTCGAAAGGAGTGACAATGACAGCATTGTTGGCAAAAGCCACAGCTCTTGCATTGGCAAAACATCCTGTTGTGAACTCTAGTTGTAGAGATGGGAAGAGTTTCACATATAACAGCAGTATTAACATTGCTGTTGCAGTGGCCATAGATGGTGGCTTGATTACTCCTGTACTTCAGGATGCTGACAAG GTTGATTTATACTCATTGTCAAGGAAATGGAAGGAGTTGGTTGATAAGGCTCGGGCTAAGCAACTTCAACCCCATGAATACACCACGG GCACTTTTACTCTATCCAACCTTGGGATGTTTGGTGTTGACCGTTTTGATGCCATCTTACCGCCAGGAACT GGTGCAATTATGGCTGTAGGAGCATCTCAACCCACACTTGTTGGCACCAAAGATGGTCGAATTGGCATGAAAAACCAAATGCAG GTCAATGTCACTGCTGATCATCGAGTAATATATGGTGCTGATTTGGCTTCTTTCCTACAAACCTTAGCACAGATAATTGAGGACCCTAAAGACCTTACTCTCTAG